From Verrucomicrobiia bacterium, a single genomic window includes:
- a CDS encoding folylpolyglutamate synthase/dihydrofolate synthase family protein: MTYRETIDYLYGLRFFGAKFGLENTHKLAALAGQPHERLRFIHVAGTNGKGSTCAMLESIYRTAGWRVGLFTSPHLVSFGERIQVNRRPIAEADVVRLVGELQPLLKEFPADAHPTFFEVVVVLALRYFAEQRCDLVIWETGLGGRLDATNIVTPLASVITNIQFDHERWLGHTLGSIASEKAGIIKPHVPAITGANEPEALAVIQDVARRRQSPLTLVTPAHTQHPPLDTLPLPLLGWHQRLNAAVALATVGVLQDTLPVADDTVRAGLQTVRWPGRLQLVERPDGRRWLLDCAHNPGGATALRAALDEHFPAARPTLVLGILEDKDWHLMCDILAPCAGRIVCVPLNSERTMGADMLVAACRQANPQAAVESAADTHDALRRVAGERFVVVAGSLYLVGEAMETLQLAAAPNQDERSLNEWRTTTSPQNPANVAAGKRPDHSG; encoded by the coding sequence ATGACGTATCGCGAAACCATCGATTACCTCTACGGCCTCCGCTTTTTCGGGGCGAAGTTCGGCTTGGAGAACACGCACAAGCTGGCCGCGCTCGCCGGCCAGCCGCACGAACGGCTGCGGTTCATCCACGTGGCCGGCACCAACGGCAAGGGCTCCACGTGCGCCATGCTCGAGAGCATTTATCGCACGGCGGGATGGCGCGTGGGCCTGTTCACGTCGCCCCACCTCGTCAGCTTCGGCGAACGCATCCAGGTCAACCGCCGGCCGATTGCCGAGGCGGACGTCGTGCGGCTTGTGGGCGAGTTGCAGCCGTTGTTGAAGGAGTTTCCGGCCGACGCGCATCCCACCTTCTTCGAGGTCGTCGTGGTGCTGGCGCTGCGTTACTTTGCCGAACAACGCTGCGACCTGGTCATCTGGGAAACCGGCCTGGGCGGACGGCTGGATGCCACGAACATCGTCACGCCGCTCGCCAGCGTCATCACCAACATTCAATTCGATCACGAACGCTGGCTGGGCCACACGCTCGGCAGCATTGCCTCGGAGAAGGCGGGCATCATCAAGCCGCACGTGCCCGCCATCACCGGTGCCAATGAACCCGAGGCCCTCGCCGTCATACAGGATGTCGCGCGCCGCCGCCAAAGTCCGCTGACGCTCGTCACGCCGGCGCACACGCAACATCCGCCCCTCGACACCCTGCCCCTGCCGTTGCTCGGCTGGCATCAAAGGTTGAACGCCGCGGTGGCGCTCGCCACGGTCGGCGTCCTGCAAGACACCCTGCCCGTCGCCGACGACACGGTGCGCGCCGGATTGCAGACGGTGCGCTGGCCGGGCCGGCTGCAATTGGTGGAGCGGCCCGACGGCCGGCGCTGGTTGCTGGATTGCGCGCACAATCCCGGCGGCGCCACCGCCCTGCGCGCGGCACTGGACGAACATTTCCCCGCGGCCCGCCCCACGCTGGTCCTGGGCATCCTCGAGGACAAGGACTGGCATTTGATGTGCGACATCCTCGCGCCCTGCGCGGGGCGCATCGTGTGCGTGCCGTTGAACAGCGAACGCACGATGGGCGCGGACATGCTCGTGGCTGCCTGCCGCCAGGCCAACCCGCAAGCCGCCGTGGAATCCGCTGCCGACACCCACGATGCGTTGCGCCGCGTGGCCGGCGAGCGCTTCGTCGTGGTGGCCGGCTCGCTCTACCTGGTCGGCGAGGCGATGGAGACGCTGCAACTGGC
- a CDS encoding potassium transporter Kup, translated as MKSEAPQGRYLVGLMVGALGVVYGDIGTSPLYALRECFNENHGVAPTPANIMGVLSLIFWSLVLVVSVKYLAFVLRADNKGEGGILSLLALAFGDTHIQNRTRASVLLLGIFGAALLYGDGVITPSISVLSAIEGLNVATTRFEHFIIPITILVLVLLFAAQKFGSGRVGKVFGPIMVVWFGALALLGLKGIVQSPGVLAAINPWHALEFILANQWEAFIVMGAVFLVVTGAEALYADLGHFGATPIRRTWFAVVLPALLLNYFGQGALLMTRPSASENPFYLLAPSWALYPLVALSTVATVIASQALISGAFSITMQAIQLGYLPRMEIRHTSSEERGQIYMPLINGILMCCCIGLVLGFETSSNLSAAYGIAVTLTMIITSLLFYFAARRLWQWSRAKAGALCGAFLMLDLMFFAANSVKIEHGGWFPLVAAGAVFLVMTTWKRGRQLLGESLSASLLPFEIFLEGIRSSRAQRVKGTAVFMSGNPNGTPLALLHNLKHNKVLHERVLLLTLVTIDEPHVPAATRVKVEPLADGFWRIVVRVGFMEKPNVPGILAACASQGLPINMEDTTFFLSRESILATAKPGMAIWRERLFAFLARNAQPATAFFSLPANRVVELGMQIEL; from the coding sequence ATGAAAAGCGAGGCCCCTCAGGGACGCTATTTGGTCGGTCTGATGGTGGGTGCGCTGGGCGTGGTGTATGGCGACATCGGCACGAGTCCGCTTTACGCCCTGCGCGAGTGCTTCAACGAAAACCACGGCGTGGCGCCCACGCCTGCCAACATCATGGGCGTGCTGTCGTTGATCTTCTGGTCGCTCGTGTTGGTGGTGTCCGTCAAATACCTGGCCTTCGTCCTGCGCGCCGACAACAAGGGCGAAGGCGGCATCCTGTCGCTGCTGGCCCTCGCGTTTGGCGACACACACATTCAGAACCGCACGCGGGCTTCCGTGCTGTTGTTGGGCATCTTTGGCGCCGCGCTGCTTTACGGCGACGGCGTCATCACGCCTTCGATCTCGGTGCTCAGCGCGATCGAGGGCTTGAACGTGGCCACCACCCGGTTTGAGCACTTCATCATTCCCATCACGATCCTGGTGCTGGTCCTGTTGTTTGCCGCGCAGAAATTCGGCAGCGGCCGGGTGGGCAAGGTTTTCGGCCCGATCATGGTGGTTTGGTTCGGAGCGCTGGCGCTGCTGGGCTTGAAGGGCATTGTCCAGTCACCGGGCGTGCTCGCCGCCATCAATCCGTGGCACGCGCTGGAGTTCATCCTCGCCAACCAGTGGGAAGCCTTCATCGTGATGGGCGCCGTATTTCTCGTCGTGACCGGCGCCGAGGCGCTGTATGCGGACCTCGGCCACTTCGGCGCCACGCCCATCCGGCGGACCTGGTTTGCCGTCGTGCTGCCGGCGTTGCTCTTGAATTATTTCGGTCAGGGCGCCCTGCTCATGACACGGCCCAGTGCCAGTGAGAACCCGTTCTACCTGCTGGCCCCGTCCTGGGCGTTGTATCCGCTGGTGGCCCTGAGCACGGTGGCCACCGTCATCGCGTCGCAGGCGCTCATCTCGGGCGCGTTCTCGATCACCATGCAGGCCATCCAGCTCGGCTATCTGCCGCGCATGGAAATCCGCCACACCTCGTCGGAGGAGCGCGGGCAGATTTACATGCCGTTGATCAACGGCATCCTGATGTGCTGTTGCATCGGGCTGGTGCTGGGCTTCGAAACGTCCAGCAACCTGTCCGCCGCCTACGGCATCGCCGTGACGCTGACGATGATCATCACCTCGCTGCTGTTTTACTTTGCGGCGCGCCGGCTCTGGCAGTGGTCGCGCGCCAAGGCCGGCGCCCTGTGCGGGGCGTTCCTGATGCTGGACCTCATGTTCTTCGCGGCAAACTCGGTCAAAATCGAGCACGGCGGCTGGTTCCCGCTGGTGGCCGCGGGCGCCGTGTTCCTGGTGATGACCACCTGGAAGCGCGGCCGCCAGTTGCTGGGCGAAAGCCTGTCCGCCTCGCTGCTGCCGTTTGAAATTTTCCTCGAAGGCATCCGCAGCAGCCGGGCGCAGCGCGTCAAGGGCACGGCGGTCTTCATGTCCGGCAATCCGAACGGCACGCCGCTCGCGTTGCTGCACAACTTGAAACACAACAAGGTGCTGCACGAGCGGGTGCTGCTGCTGACGCTAGTCACCATCGACGAGCCGCACGTGCCCGCCGCGACGCGGGTGAAGGTGGAGCCGCTGGCGGATGGTTTCTGGCGCATCGTCGTGCGGGTGGGCTTCATGGAGAAGCCCAACGTCCCCGGCATTCTCGCCGCCTGCGCCAGCCAGGGATTGCCGATCAACATGGAGGACACCACGTTTTTCCTGAGCCGCGAATCCATCCTCGCCACGGCCAAGCCCGGCATGGCCATCTGGCGCGAGCGGCTGTTTGCCTTTCTGGCGCGCAACGCACAGCCGGCCACGGCCTTCTTCAGCCTGCCGGCCAACCGCGTGGTCGAACTGGGCATGCAAATCGAACTGTGA
- a CDS encoding CTP synthase, giving the protein MKYIFVTGGVVSSLGKGLTAAALGTLLENRGLKVALQKFDPYLNVDPGTMSPFQHGEVYVLDDGTETDLDLGHYERFTHTQLTKLNNLTSGRVYLNVIEKERRGDYLGKTVQVIPHVTDEIQQRILDVAAESKADVLITEIGGTTGDIEGLPFLEAIREFALEQGPHNAMFIHVTYVPFIKAAGELKTKPTQQSVAKLREIGIFPNIIACRCEKPLDKELRQKISLFCNVPFEAVIEAKDVDHSIYEMPLMLQRERVDQLVCDQLRLERPAANMTHWQEIIRKLIAPQNRVRIGVVGKYIGLQDAYKSVYEAVIHGGIGNDCGVELVRVDAEEIERHGAESQLKGLGGVLVPGGFGDRGIEGKILAAKYARENNVPYLGLCLGMQIATIEFARHVLKLEKAHSAEFDPATPHPVIALLDTQLKVTKKGGTMRLGAQPCQLGMDTLAARLYGAFVIKERHRHRYEFNNHYRDKFTKAGFVFSGTSPDGKLVEIIEIPGHPFYIACQFHPEFMSKPDQPHPLFKGFIAAAYQRSSQKVN; this is encoded by the coding sequence ATGAAATACATCTTCGTCACCGGCGGCGTGGTCAGTTCCCTGGGCAAGGGTTTGACGGCGGCGGCCCTGGGCACGCTGCTCGAAAACCGCGGTCTCAAGGTCGCCCTGCAAAAATTCGACCCCTACCTGAACGTGGATCCGGGCACGATGAGCCCGTTTCAGCACGGCGAAGTCTATGTGCTCGACGACGGCACCGAAACCGACCTCGACCTCGGGCATTACGAGCGGTTCACCCATACGCAGCTCACCAAGCTGAACAATCTGACCAGCGGCCGCGTTTACCTGAACGTGATCGAGAAGGAGCGCCGCGGCGATTACCTCGGCAAGACGGTGCAGGTCATCCCGCACGTCACGGACGAAATCCAGCAGCGCATCCTCGATGTGGCGGCGGAATCGAAGGCGGACGTGCTGATCACCGAAATCGGCGGCACGACGGGCGACATTGAAGGACTGCCGTTCCTGGAGGCGATCCGCGAATTTGCCCTGGAACAGGGCCCGCACAACGCGATGTTCATCCACGTCACCTACGTGCCGTTCATCAAGGCCGCCGGCGAACTCAAGACCAAGCCCACGCAGCAATCGGTCGCCAAGCTGCGCGAAATCGGCATCTTCCCGAACATCATCGCGTGCCGCTGCGAAAAGCCGCTGGACAAGGAATTGCGCCAGAAAATCTCGCTGTTTTGCAACGTGCCCTTCGAGGCGGTGATCGAGGCGAAGGACGTGGACCACAGCATTTATGAAATGCCGCTGATGCTGCAACGCGAACGCGTGGACCAGCTGGTGTGCGACCAGTTGCGGCTGGAACGTCCCGCGGCGAACATGACGCACTGGCAGGAAATCATCCGCAAACTCATCGCACCGCAAAACCGCGTTCGCATCGGCGTGGTGGGCAAATACATCGGGCTTCAAGACGCCTACAAATCGGTTTACGAAGCGGTCATCCACGGCGGCATCGGCAACGATTGCGGCGTGGAACTGGTGCGCGTGGATGCGGAGGAGATCGAGCGGCACGGCGCAGAATCTCAGTTGAAGGGCCTGGGTGGCGTGCTGGTGCCGGGCGGCTTTGGCGACCGCGGCATTGAGGGCAAAATTCTCGCGGCCAAATACGCGCGCGAAAACAACGTGCCCTATCTCGGGCTGTGCCTCGGCATGCAGATCGCCACCATTGAATTCGCGCGCCACGTGCTCAAGCTGGAGAAGGCGCATTCGGCGGAGTTTGACCCCGCCACGCCGCATCCGGTGATCGCACTGCTCGACACCCAGCTCAAAGTGACGAAGAAGGGCGGCACGATGCGGCTCGGCGCGCAGCCGTGCCAGCTCGGCATGGACACGCTCGCGGCCCGGCTTTACGGCGCATTCGTCATCAAGGAACGCCACCGGCACCGTTACGAGTTCAACAACCACTACCGCGACAAGTTCACCAAGGCCGGTTTTGTCTTCAGCGGCACGTCGCCCGACGGCAAGCTGGTCGAGATCATCGAAATCCCGGGCCATCCATTCTACATCGCGTGCCAGTTCCATCCGGAATTTATGAGCAAGCCGGACCAGCCGCATCCGCTGTTCAAGGGTTTCATCGCCGCGGCGTATCAGCGGTCGAGCCAGAAGGTGAACTGA
- the kdsB gene encoding 3-deoxy-manno-octulosonate cytidylyltransferase produces MNILGIIPARYASTRFPGKPLHPIAGRPLIQRVVEQCRKAKSLADVIVATDDERIAACARQFCRVEMTRADHASGSDRIAEVATRCECDAVVNVQGDEPLMDPAVIDAVAGTLTGNEMSTAAAVICDVAEYDNPNVVKVVVGANGRALYFSRRTIPFLRDAAARPAAEQLAAFQFLKHLGIYGYRRDTLLRLVQFPVSPLENAEKLEQLRALENGIAIGVVKVNYESIGVDVPADVARVEARLAAQA; encoded by the coding sequence GTGAACATTCTCGGCATCATTCCCGCCCGTTACGCCAGCACGCGCTTTCCCGGCAAGCCACTGCATCCCATCGCCGGCCGGCCGCTCATCCAGCGCGTCGTCGAGCAATGCCGCAAGGCGAAGTCGCTGGCGGATGTCATCGTGGCCACGGATGACGAGCGCATTGCGGCGTGTGCGCGGCAGTTTTGTCGCGTGGAGATGACGCGGGCGGATCATGCGAGCGGCTCGGACCGCATCGCGGAAGTCGCGACGCGCTGCGAATGCGATGCCGTGGTGAATGTGCAGGGCGACGAGCCGTTGATGGACCCGGCGGTGATTGACGCCGTGGCCGGCACGCTGACCGGCAACGAAATGTCCACGGCTGCCGCCGTTATCTGCGACGTCGCGGAATACGACAATCCCAACGTGGTCAAAGTGGTTGTTGGCGCCAATGGCCGCGCGCTGTATTTCTCGCGCCGCACGATTCCCTTCCTGCGCGACGCTGCTGCCCGTCCGGCGGCCGAGCAACTGGCAGCGTTTCAGTTCCTGAAGCACCTCGGCATTTACGGCTACCGGCGGGACACGCTGCTGCGGCTGGTGCAGTTCCCGGTTTCGCCGCTCGAAAATGCCGAAAAGCTGGAGCAGCTTCGCGCCCTCGAGAACGGCATCGCCATCGGCGTGGTGAAAGTGAATTACGAAAGCATCGGCGTGGACGTCCCGGCGGACGTGGCGCGCGTGGAGGCACGGCTCGCAGCCCAAGCTTGA
- a CDS encoding HAD family hydrolase yields the protein MQAAIFLDRDGTLIEERQYLSHPEGVVVFPGAGAALRRLLDAGFKLVIVTNQSGIGRGYYTVDDLHRVNARLLELLAADGVRIEKIYFAPEAPDQPSYGRKPNPQFLFDARDELGVDLARSYMIGDKLIDLECGWNAGVKRSILVRTGYGTKVEQKSPEALTNAWVVDDLAAAARQILGHGSNTN from the coding sequence ATGCAGGCCGCCATTTTTCTCGACCGCGACGGAACGCTCATCGAAGAGAGGCAATACCTCTCGCACCCCGAAGGCGTGGTGGTGTTTCCCGGCGCCGGCGCGGCCCTGCGGCGCCTGCTGGACGCCGGTTTCAAGCTCGTCATCGTCACCAACCAGTCCGGCATCGGCCGCGGCTATTACACCGTGGACGACCTGCACCGCGTCAACGCACGGCTCCTCGAACTGCTCGCCGCCGACGGCGTGCGGATCGAGAAGATTTACTTCGCCCCCGAGGCGCCGGACCAGCCGAGCTACGGCCGCAAGCCGAACCCACAATTCCTCTTCGATGCGCGGGATGAACTGGGCGTGGACCTCGCCCGCAGCTACATGATCGGCGACAAGCTGATTGACCTGGAGTGCGGCTGGAACGCCGGCGTGAAGCGCTCCATCCTCGTCCGCACCGGTTACGGGACGAAGGTGGAGCAGAAGTCGCCGGAAGCGCTGACCAACGCGTGGGTGGTGGATGATCTGGCCGCGGCGGCGCGGCAGATTCTCGGCCACGGATCAAACACGAATTGA
- a CDS encoding YifB family Mg chelatase-like AAA ATPase, which translates to MLSKVCSAAVNGIEAYPVEVEVNAGWGDTLIVVVGLPDAAVKESKDRVTTALANSGYKFPMGRTTINLAPADVKKEGPSFDLPIAIGMLAASEQIETDQLDNFIIVGELALTGAVRPVKGVLPIALRAKQAGMVGVLVPAENAPEAAAVAGLNVIPVQNLREAAQFLEGQIRIAPTKVDMAKVFADAAHEEDVDFAEVKGQESVKRALEIAAAGGHNILLIGPPGTGKSMLAKRLATILPPLTLEEALETTKIHSIVGLLAPGQALVTRRPFRAPHHTASDAGLLGGNINPTPGEISLAHNGVLFLDELPEFKRSVLETMRQPLEEGRVTISRAAGSMTFPAEFMLVAAMNPTPDGKMPHESKSSPREIQNYLGRVSGPLLDRVDLHIEVPPVKFREMSGEANGESSAQIRERVVAARSRQQQRFARQPKITSNARMGPRELKQHCALNDEARQLLQMAMTDMNLSARAYDRILKVARTIADLAAAENIAPEHLSEAIQYRSLDRQIWG; encoded by the coding sequence ATGCTTTCCAAGGTGTGTTCCGCTGCTGTGAACGGAATCGAGGCGTATCCGGTGGAGGTCGAGGTCAACGCGGGCTGGGGTGACACGTTGATCGTGGTGGTCGGCCTGCCGGACGCCGCCGTGAAGGAATCCAAGGACCGGGTGACCACCGCGCTAGCCAATTCCGGCTACAAATTTCCCATGGGGCGCACCACCATCAACCTGGCCCCCGCCGACGTGAAGAAGGAGGGGCCGAGCTTCGACCTGCCCATCGCCATCGGGATGCTGGCCGCCTCGGAGCAGATTGAAACCGATCAACTGGATAATTTCATCATCGTCGGCGAACTCGCGTTGACCGGCGCCGTGCGGCCCGTGAAGGGCGTGCTGCCCATCGCGTTGCGCGCCAAACAGGCCGGGATGGTCGGCGTGCTGGTGCCCGCGGAGAATGCGCCCGAAGCCGCTGCCGTGGCCGGGTTGAATGTCATCCCCGTCCAGAACCTCCGCGAAGCCGCGCAGTTCCTCGAAGGCCAGATTCGCATCGCGCCAACCAAGGTGGACATGGCAAAGGTTTTTGCCGACGCAGCGCACGAGGAGGACGTGGACTTTGCCGAAGTGAAGGGGCAGGAGTCCGTGAAACGCGCGTTGGAAATCGCGGCGGCTGGCGGGCACAACATCCTGTTGATCGGTCCGCCGGGCACGGGCAAATCCATGCTCGCCAAACGGCTCGCGACCATTCTGCCGCCGCTGACCCTTGAGGAAGCCCTCGAAACGACCAAAATCCACAGCATCGTCGGCCTGCTCGCGCCGGGGCAGGCGCTCGTGACGCGCCGGCCTTTTCGTGCGCCGCATCACACGGCCAGCGACGCCGGTTTGCTGGGTGGCAATATCAATCCCACGCCGGGCGAAATTTCGCTGGCGCACAACGGCGTGCTCTTCCTCGACGAACTGCCCGAATTTAAACGCAGCGTGCTGGAAACCATGCGCCAGCCGCTGGAGGAAGGCCGGGTCACCATTTCACGGGCCGCCGGCTCGATGACCTTCCCCGCCGAATTCATGCTGGTGGCGGCGATGAATCCGACACCGGACGGCAAAATGCCGCACGAGAGCAAGTCGTCGCCGCGGGAAATTCAAAATTACCTGGGCCGCGTTTCCGGACCGCTGCTGGACCGCGTGGATCTGCACATCGAAGTGCCGCCGGTGAAGTTTCGGGAAATGAGCGGCGAGGCCAACGGCGAAAGTTCCGCGCAGATTCGGGAACGCGTGGTGGCCGCGCGGTCGCGGCAGCAGCAGCGATTTGCCCGGCAGCCCAAAATCACCAGCAACGCCCGCATGGGCCCGCGCGAGCTGAAACAGCATTGTGCGCTGAACGACGAGGCGCGGCAGCTCCTGCAAATGGCGATGACCGACATGAACCTCAGCGCACGGGCCTACGACCGCATCTTGAAAGTGGCCCGCACGATTGCGGATTTGGCCGCGGCGGAAAACATCGCACCGGAACATCTGTCCGAGGCCATCCAATATCGTTCCCTCGACCGGCAAATCTGGGGCTGA
- a CDS encoding thioredoxin domain-containing protein, whose product MAFSDRSPNRLAGEKSPYLLQHAHNPVDWFPWGDEAFARARAERKPIFLSIGYSTCHWCHVMERESFESEAVARALNQDFISIKVDREERPDVDKIYMTFVQATTGAGGWPMSVFLTPDLQPFYGGTYFPPAPRYGRPGFLQLVERIAELWRERADEMAQNAARVHEQLAAATAAPAVDLNAALNPEWLREAGVAFKEQYDPQHGGFGRAPKFPQPAIPQFLLRYAHRFGDDAAKRMVLHTCDAMAAGGIHDQLGGGFARYSVDAEWLVPHFEKMLYDNAQLAQLYLDAWLVSGEERHAGVVRDILGYVLRDMTHPEGGFYSAEDADSEGHEGKFYCWTRAELSRLLTVEEFNVAVRHFGVTEAGNFVDHSHPLPLPGQNVLSIADPDVPAADAPLLAAARAKMIAARAQRVRPLRDDKVLASWNGLMLGAFARAYAVLGEETYRVAAARNLAFLRDKLWDETTQTLYHRWRDGARDSVQLLDAYAFLLDGVLEFYRATLAPDLLAFAVQLAEALLRRFHDAEHGGFWQSAADATDLILRVKDDHDGAEPAGNSVATLALLKLAAITDRADFRDAAAQTLRAAAPKLQQMPQVVPCLLQAFDFWVNEPKRLVIAGEPGAAAVARLLRAAGSVYGPSTLVLGNRGPVDAFTRSLPGRGAATAYVCIGQTCKTPTDDPEMVRAWLRDGV is encoded by the coding sequence ATGGCGTTTTCCGATCGCAGTCCCAATCGTCTGGCCGGCGAAAAGTCACCGTATCTGTTGCAGCACGCGCACAATCCCGTGGATTGGTTTCCGTGGGGGGATGAAGCCTTTGCCCGGGCGCGCGCCGAACGCAAACCCATCTTCCTCAGCATCGGTTACTCGACGTGTCATTGGTGCCATGTGATGGAGCGCGAGTCGTTCGAAAGCGAAGCCGTCGCCCGCGCGCTCAATCAGGATTTCATCAGCATCAAGGTGGACCGCGAAGAGCGACCGGACGTGGACAAGATCTACATGACATTCGTTCAGGCCACGACGGGCGCGGGCGGCTGGCCGATGAGCGTTTTTCTGACGCCGGATTTGCAGCCGTTTTACGGCGGCACTTATTTTCCGCCGGCGCCGCGTTACGGCCGGCCCGGCTTTCTGCAACTGGTGGAACGCATTGCCGAACTCTGGCGGGAACGGGCGGATGAAATGGCACAGAACGCCGCGCGGGTGCACGAACAACTGGCTGCCGCCACGGCCGCGCCGGCCGTGGATTTGAACGCCGCGCTGAATCCCGAATGGCTGCGCGAAGCGGGCGTGGCATTCAAGGAACAATATGATCCGCAGCACGGCGGTTTCGGCCGCGCGCCGAAGTTCCCCCAACCCGCCATCCCGCAGTTTCTGCTGCGCTACGCGCACCGCTTCGGTGACGACGCGGCGAAACGCATGGTGCTGCACACGTGCGACGCCATGGCCGCCGGCGGCATCCATGATCAGCTGGGCGGCGGGTTCGCGCGTTACTCGGTCGATGCCGAATGGCTGGTGCCGCACTTTGAAAAGATGCTGTATGACAACGCGCAACTGGCGCAGCTCTATCTGGACGCCTGGCTGGTCAGCGGCGAGGAGCGGCACGCCGGCGTGGTGCGCGACATTCTCGGCTACGTGTTGCGGGACATGACGCATCCCGAGGGCGGCTTTTACTCGGCGGAGGATGCCGACAGCGAAGGGCACGAAGGAAAATTTTACTGTTGGACGCGGGCGGAATTGTCACGCCTGCTGACGGTCGAAGAGTTCAACGTGGCGGTCCGCCATTTTGGCGTCACGGAGGCGGGCAACTTTGTGGATCACAGCCATCCGCTTCCGCTGCCGGGGCAGAACGTGCTGAGCATCGCCGATCCCGATGTGCCGGCGGCGGACGCGCCGTTGCTGGCGGCGGCACGGGCAAAAATGATCGCCGCCCGCGCCCAACGGGTCCGGCCGCTGCGGGACGACAAGGTGCTCGCCTCGTGGAATGGCTTGATGCTGGGTGCCTTTGCGCGGGCCTACGCGGTGCTCGGGGAAGAAACCTACCGCGTGGCGGCGGCCCGGAACCTCGCGTTCCTGCGGGACAAGTTATGGGATGAAACCACGCAGACCCTTTACCATCGCTGGCGGGACGGCGCGCGGGATTCCGTGCAGTTGCTCGATGCCTACGCTTTTTTGCTCGACGGTGTGCTGGAGTTTTACCGTGCCACACTCGCGCCCGACCTGCTGGCGTTCGCCGTGCAACTGGCGGAAGCCTTGCTGCGGCGGTTCCATGACGCGGAACACGGCGGTTTCTGGCAGAGCGCTGCTGACGCAACGGATCTGATTCTGCGCGTGAAGGACGATCATGACGGCGCGGAGCCGGCCGGGAATTCGGTGGCGACGCTGGCCCTGTTGAAGCTGGCGGCCATCACGGACCGGGCGGATTTCCGGGACGCCGCGGCCCAAACACTTCGGGCGGCGGCGCCGAAATTGCAGCAAATGCCGCAGGTGGTTCCTTGTTTGTTGCAGGCGTTTGATTTTTGGGTCAACGAACCCAAACGGCTGGTCATTGCCGGGGAACCGGGCGCGGCGGCGGTCGCACGCCTGTTGCGGGCGGCCGGTTCGGTTTACGGACCCAGCACGTTGGTCCTGGGCAACCGCGGACCGGTCGATGCGTTCACGCGGTCATTGCCCGGCCGCGGGGCGGCCACTGCCTACGTGTGCATTGGTCAAACTTGCAAAACCCCGACGGACGATCCGGAGATGGTGCGGGCGTGGCTGCGCGACGGCGTTTGA
- a CDS encoding fibronectin type III domain-containing protein: MNKRLLMRGGMRAMGWLGLILLVAGLGPAARAERTIQLAWDASASPDVAGYFVYSLEENALVPTRLDAGAGTQVTVTGLKEGLRYDFTVTAYDASGLESLPSNRATFTVPVPLKILPPAAGSRLMRLQFPVAPAHWYELQVSTDLNSWSTVWQTGLATSYSWTEFQDPQSAGASSRFYRLQIH; this comes from the coding sequence TTGAACAAGCGATTGTTGATGCGTGGCGGAATGCGGGCGATGGGCTGGTTGGGGTTGATACTGCTGGTGGCCGGCCTCGGCCCGGCGGCCCGGGCGGAACGAACCATTCAACTGGCGTGGGACGCCAGTGCCAGTCCGGACGTGGCCGGCTACTTCGTGTATTCACTGGAGGAAAACGCGCTGGTGCCGACCCGGCTGGATGCGGGGGCGGGCACGCAGGTGACGGTGACCGGACTGAAGGAAGGGTTGCGCTACGATTTTACCGTCACCGCCTACGATGCGAGCGGGCTCGAAAGCCTGCCGTCCAACCGCGCCACCTTCACGGTGCCCGTGCCCCTGAAAATTCTGCCGCCCGCGGCGGGTTCCCGCTTGATGCGCCTGCAATTTCCCGTGGCGCCGGCGCACTGGTATGAACTGCAGGTGTCCACGGATTTGAACTCGTGGAGCACCGTGTGGCAAACCGGGCTCGCGACCAGTTATAGTTGGACGGAGTTTCAAGATCCCCAGAGCGCCGGCGCGAGCAGCCGGTTTTACCGGTTGCAAATTCACTGA